The following proteins are encoded in a genomic region of Candidatus Zixiibacteriota bacterium:
- the coaBC gene encoding bifunctional phosphopantothenoylcysteine decarboxylase/phosphopantothenate--cysteine ligase CoaBC, protein MSIKDKKIIVGLTGGIAAYKTPGLIRLLKKDSADVRAIMTEGAAKFITPLTIETVSQNPVALEMFPENRFAGTHHIDLAEWPDLFVIAPATANFIGKVASGICDELLTTVICATSKPVMIAPAMNTNMYLNPITQKNIDYLKSLGYHFINPGEGELACNTVGWGRMAEPEEIHQLILSFFQKKKSLNRKKVLVTAGPCREAIDPVRFISNRSSGKMGYAVARAAFEAGATVTLVSGPTDIAPEPGIDLVKVESTEEMYLAVNARFADCDILIMAAAPADFKAEKRAEHKIKKGETLSLKLTPTIDILSSLKKVRRKNQTIIGFALETQNGIANAQAKLKEKGLDLIVLNSLENATPFESDSNKVTLINKTGQVESLPVMSKLELARQLIEKIAGIK, encoded by the coding sequence ATGTCCATAAAGGATAAAAAGATAATTGTCGGGTTGACCGGCGGTATCGCCGCCTACAAGACCCCCGGCCTGATAAGGCTTCTCAAAAAGGACTCGGCTGATGTCCGCGCCATAATGACCGAAGGAGCGGCCAAATTTATTACCCCGCTGACGATTGAAACCGTTTCTCAGAATCCGGTGGCGCTCGAGATGTTTCCCGAGAACCGATTCGCCGGAACTCACCATATTGATCTGGCGGAATGGCCCGACCTTTTCGTGATTGCCCCGGCGACCGCCAATTTTATCGGTAAGGTCGCCTCAGGGATCTGCGATGAACTTCTGACAACTGTGATTTGCGCCACCAGCAAGCCGGTTATGATTGCCCCGGCCATGAATACCAATATGTATCTTAACCCGATAACTCAAAAGAATATTGATTATCTGAAATCGCTTGGATATCACTTCATCAATCCCGGCGAGGGGGAGCTGGCCTGCAATACTGTCGGTTGGGGGCGGATGGCCGAGCCGGAAGAGATTCATCAACTTATTCTGAGCTTCTTTCAAAAAAAAAAATCCCTGAATAGGAAAAAGGTGCTGGTGACTGCCGGTCCCTGCCGGGAGGCGATTGACCCGGTACGGTTTATTTCCAACCGCTCATCGGGGAAAATGGGGTATGCCGTGGCCCGGGCCGCTTTCGAGGCCGGTGCTACGGTTACGCTTGTCTCCGGCCCGACCGATATTGCCCCGGAGCCGGGCATCGATCTGGTGAAAGTGGAATCGACCGAAGAGATGTATCTGGCCGTCAATGCGCGTTTTGCCGACTGCGACATTCTGATAATGGCAGCCGCCCCAGCTGATTTTAAGGCCGAAAAAAGAGCGGAACATAAAATAAAGAAGGGGGAAACTCTTTCATTGAAACTGACTCCAACAATTGATATATTAAGTTCGCTTAAAAAAGTGCGCAGGAAGAATCAGACAATAATCGGTTTCGCTCTGGAAACGCAAAATGGCATTGCGAACGCCCAGGCCAAGCTGAAAGAGAAGGGGTTGGATTTGATTGTCCTGAACTCTCTGGAAAACGCCACCCCTTTTGAAAGTGACAGCAATAAGGTAACATTGATAAATAAAACCGGGCAGGTTGAATCCCTGCCAGTAATGAGCAAATTGGAATTGGCCCGACAGTTGATAGAAAAAATCGCCGGGATAAAATAA
- a CDS encoding DUF494 family protein: MGEKVLEIVVLLMSHIKENQGQLENLEEISDSLKSQGFTENEISSAYSWVLDQMQTDSQFLYNFSRPTGSFRVMSDVERQHFATDAVGYLLQLKHLGLLSDGQLEMILERGTMIGPPPINLDQIKIVIGTVLFREPGHPELIRQPAYFYLEDEGLVN, encoded by the coding sequence GTGGGTGAAAAGGTCCTCGAGATTGTCGTCCTTTTGATGTCTCACATCAAAGAAAATCAGGGGCAACTGGAAAATCTGGAAGAGATTTCGGACAGTCTCAAGAGCCAGGGATTTACCGAGAATGAGATTAGCTCGGCCTATTCCTGGGTTCTCGACCAGATGCAGACTGACTCGCAATTCCTTTACAATTTCTCCCGTCCCACCGGTTCCTTCCGGGTCATGAGCGATGTCGAGCGGCAGCATTTTGCGACCGACGCCGTTGGTTATCTTTTGCAGCTCAAGCATCTGGGGCTTCTCAGCGACGGCCAGCTGGAGATGATTTTGGAACGGGGCACTATGATCGGCCCGCCGCCGATCAATCTTGACCAGATTAAGATTGTCATCGGGACGGTTCTCTTCCGCGAGCCGGGTCACCCCGAATTGATTCGTCAGCCGGCCTACTTTTACCTGGAAGACGAGGGTCTGGTAAACTAG
- the purH gene encoding bifunctional phosphoribosylaminoimidazolecarboxamide formyltransferase/IMP cyclohydrolase: MIKIRRALISVSDKTGLLEFAKALSEYAVEIISTGGTLATLKKGGIHAVSVSTFTGAPEILGGRVKTLHPKIHAGILYRRDNDEDLAELTHHEYKPIDMVVVNLYPFEKTVQNPKATEEEIIENIDIGGTTMVRAGAKNFEGVAVVTDCNDYNLIIEEMKKNEGALGLQYRRHLAGKAFDLTNRYDRAVSAFFRSGVPAAEGEFPARLDYSFALKSSLRYGENPHQKGAFYQDEKFTGPTLTRAEILSGKELSYNNIADMDACLDMILDFKEPFACILKHANPCGAAVGATLSDAYRDALASDPLSAFGSIIGLNKKVDMTTAKLLYDTEFIECILAPGYEPDVLEFLKKKKTRRILALPEILSGRPGGEMVFKYIRGGTLYQMADEHELDPAALNTVTKRKPTAAELKSLLFAWKIVKHTKSNAVVIVKDLATVGIGMGQTSRVDASALAVKRARERAKGAVLASDAFFPMPDGVEVALDAGVTAIIQPGGSKGDPQAIEAADKAGAAMVFTGIRHFKH, translated from the coding sequence ATGATAAAGATCAGGCGGGCGCTCATTTCGGTCTCGGACAAGACGGGGTTGCTGGAATTTGCCAAAGCGCTTTCTGAATACGCTGTGGAAATAATCTCCACCGGTGGAACCCTGGCGACTCTGAAAAAGGGGGGAATACACGCGGTATCGGTTTCTACCTTCACCGGCGCCCCCGAAATTCTGGGCGGCCGGGTAAAAACCCTGCATCCGAAAATCCACGCCGGCATATTATATCGCCGTGACAATGATGAAGACCTGGCCGAACTCACCCACCACGAATACAAACCGATCGATATGGTTGTGGTTAATCTTTACCCCTTCGAAAAAACGGTGCAAAATCCGAAAGCGACCGAAGAGGAAATAATCGAAAATATCGATATCGGCGGTACAACTATGGTCAGGGCGGGAGCAAAAAATTTCGAGGGAGTAGCGGTGGTTACCGACTGCAACGATTATAACTTGATTATAGAGGAGATGAAGAAAAATGAAGGGGCGTTGGGCCTTCAATACCGCCGCCATCTGGCCGGTAAGGCTTTTGACTTAACCAATCGTTATGACCGTGCCGTCTCCGCTTTTTTCCGTTCCGGTGTTCCGGCCGCGGAGGGAGAATTCCCTGCCCGATTGGATTATTCTTTTGCGCTCAAATCATCTCTTCGCTACGGCGAGAATCCGCACCAAAAAGGTGCCTTCTACCAGGATGAGAAATTTACCGGACCGACCCTGACCAGAGCGGAGATTCTCTCTGGGAAGGAACTCTCATATAATAATATTGCCGATATGGATGCCTGTCTTGATATGATTCTGGATTTCAAGGAGCCATTTGCCTGTATTCTCAAACATGCCAATCCCTGCGGAGCAGCGGTCGGGGCAACCCTTTCCGATGCCTACCGCGATGCGCTCGCCTCGGATCCCCTTTCGGCGTTCGGTTCCATTATTGGCCTTAATAAAAAGGTTGATATGACAACGGCTAAGTTATTGTATGATACGGAATTTATTGAGTGCATTCTTGCTCCGGGATATGAACCGGACGTGCTGGAATTCCTGAAGAAAAAGAAGACCCGCCGTATTCTGGCTTTGCCTGAAATATTGAGTGGTCGGCCTGGGGGCGAAATGGTTTTCAAATATATCCGCGGCGGCACTCTATACCAAATGGCCGACGAGCATGAGCTTGACCCAGCTGCTCTTAATACAGTTACCAAAAGGAAACCAACGGCGGCGGAATTGAAATCGCTTCTTTTTGCCTGGAAAATAGTCAAGCATACAAAATCAAACGCCGTTGTTATCGTCAAGGATCTGGCCACGGTTGGGATAGGGATGGGGCAGACCTCGCGCGTCGATGCCTCCGCTCTGGCGGTGAAGCGGGCGAGGGAAAGAGCCAAAGGTGCAGTGTTGGCCTCCGATGCTTTTTTCCCGATGCCCGACGGTGTTGAAGTGGCTTTGGATGCGGGAGTTACGGCTATAATTCAACCCGGCGGTTCAAAAGGCGACCCGCAGGCGATTGAAGCAGCCGACAAGGCCGGCGCCGCGATGGTTTTTACCGGCATAAGGCATTTCAAACACTGA
- a CDS encoding uracil-DNA glycosylase produces the protein MTDWRKKIDPKTSALLKKAARCQMELGTKEVVLSRTGVKRRRKELTPKSSQAAAPTQYASLEEHNKSINSCRKCPLGETRTKFVYGVGNPQAGVLFIGEAPGRDEDLQGEPFVGRAGQLLDKILASIKFSRQDVYIANMLKCRPPNNRDPQPDEMAICLPYLMEQVRLIKPNIICALGRISAQALLQTTTPIGKLRKIWHEFDGIPLIVTYHPAALLRFESYKKDVWDDVRMLRAKYDELTSGI, from the coding sequence ATGACTGATTGGCGCAAGAAGATTGACCCGAAGACTTCCGCGTTGCTGAAAAAAGCGGCACGCTGTCAGATGGAATTGGGAACAAAAGAGGTCGTCCTCAGTCGCACCGGCGTAAAACGAAGACGTAAGGAACTTACTCCCAAGTCGTCTCAAGCCGCGGCCCCCACGCAATATGCGTCGCTCGAAGAGCATAATAAGTCTATTAATTCCTGCCGGAAATGTCCGCTGGGGGAGACGCGCACCAAATTTGTCTATGGCGTGGGAAATCCTCAGGCCGGTGTCCTTTTTATCGGCGAAGCGCCCGGGCGCGATGAAGATTTGCAGGGGGAGCCGTTTGTCGGAAGAGCCGGCCAGTTGCTCGACAAGATCCTCGCCTCAATCAAATTCAGCCGCCAGGATGTCTATATCGCCAATATGCTGAAGTGCCGTCCGCCGAACAATCGTGACCCGCAACCGGATGAGATGGCGATTTGTTTGCCCTATTTGATGGAACAGGTTCGTCTGATTAAGCCGAATATAATTTGCGCCCTGGGGAGAATTTCGGCGCAGGCGCTTCTCCAGACTACCACGCCTATCGGCAAATTGCGCAAGATATGGCATGAGTTCGATGGTATCCCGTTGATCGTTACCTATCACCCCGCCGCGCTGCTCCGATTTGAATCGTATAAGAAAGATGTCTGGGATGATGTGCGGATGCTGCGGGCCAAATACGATGAATTGACATCAGGAATTTAA
- the purN gene encoding phosphoribosylglycinamide formyltransferase translates to MNLPAKLAVFISGGGTNLQSLIDAIKAGRLSARIALVVSSRSDAYGLVRAENEKIETFIYKVKDFTSSDEAENHLLAVLEKYEIDYIALAGFLKMVPASIIRRYKDRITNIHPALLPKYGGKGMYGHYVHEAVLAAGDKESGATVHIVDEIYDHGRILKQGRVPVLPGDTPEILAERVLQMEHQIYPEALENLIRGNK, encoded by the coding sequence ATGAACTTGCCGGCTAAACTCGCAGTATTTATCTCGGGAGGGGGAACCAACCTTCAGTCGCTGATCGATGCCATCAAGGCAGGGCGGCTGTCGGCGCGGATTGCCCTGGTTGTTTCCAGCCGGAGCGACGCCTATGGCCTGGTGCGGGCCGAGAATGAGAAGATTGAGACCTTTATTTATAAGGTGAAGGATTTTACCTCCTCGGATGAGGCCGAAAATCATCTTCTGGCTGTTCTGGAAAAATATGAAATTGATTATATTGCCCTGGCCGGATTCCTCAAGATGGTCCCGGCCTCGATTATAAGGAGATATAAAGACAGAATAACAAACATTCATCCGGCGCTTTTGCCCAAATACGGCGGCAAAGGGATGTACGGTCATTATGTCCATGAAGCGGTGCTGGCGGCGGGTGATAAAGAATCAGGCGCCACGGTGCATATTGTTGATGAAATATATGATCATGGCCGTATCCTGAAACAGGGGAGAGTCCCGGTTCTTCCCGGCGATACCCCCGAAATACTGGCCGAGAGAGTATTGCAGATGGAGCATCAGATTTATCCGGAAGCGCTGGAAAATCTTATCAGAGGAAATAAATAG
- a CDS encoding phosphoribosylaminoimidazolesuccinocarboxamide synthase has protein sequence MENVVLETNIKEYPFFSKGKVRDVYDLGDKLLIVATDRVSAFDCVLPNGIPDKGKVLTAMSLFWFDYLKDVIPSHLITARVEDYPKNLLKYQDILEGRSMLVVKAGRVDIECVVRGYISGSLWKELVEARKQGANEVHGFSFPSHLRESDKLPEPIFTPATKSDDGHDENISFERMVGVVGAEIAEACRAKSIAMYLKASEYAHGRGIIIADTKFEFGFYKDRLIVIDEVLSPDSSRFWPLDKYAPGKGQPSFDKQFIRDYLSCLDWDKNPPAPQLPEEIIIKSAAKYREAEKLLTGR, from the coding sequence ATGGAAAATGTTGTTCTTGAAACCAATATCAAGGAATATCCTTTCTTTTCGAAAGGAAAAGTGCGCGATGTTTATGACCTGGGGGACAAGCTGCTGATTGTGGCTACCGACCGGGTCTCGGCTTTTGACTGTGTTCTGCCGAACGGCATTCCCGACAAGGGGAAAGTCCTTACCGCTATGTCGCTTTTCTGGTTCGACTATCTAAAGGATGTCATCCCTTCCCACCTTATCACCGCGCGGGTCGAAGACTACCCAAAGAATCTTCTCAAGTATCAAGATATTCTTGAAGGGCGCTCAATGCTGGTCGTCAAGGCGGGCCGGGTAGATATCGAATGTGTCGTGCGCGGGTATATATCCGGCTCCCTCTGGAAAGAACTGGTCGAAGCCAGAAAACAGGGGGCCAATGAAGTACATGGATTCAGTTTTCCCTCTCATTTGAGGGAATCGGATAAACTCCCCGAGCCGATTTTTACTCCGGCCACCAAATCGGATGACGGCCATGACGAGAATATCTCATTTGAGAGAATGGTCGGTGTTGTCGGAGCGGAAATCGCCGAAGCCTGCCGCGCCAAATCAATTGCCATGTATCTTAAGGCCTCGGAATACGCCCACGGCCGGGGGATAATAATAGCCGATACCAAGTTTGAATTCGGATTTTATAAAGATAGGCTGATTGTTATCGATGAGGTTCTTTCGCCCGATTCATCCCGTTTCTGGCCGCTCGACAAGTACGCTCCGGGCAAGGGACAACCATCATTTGACAAGCAGTTTATCAGAGATTATCTTTCCTGCCTTGATTGGGACAAAAATCCCCCGGCGCCGCAGCTGCCGGAGGAGATCATTATAAAATCGGCCGCCAAGTATAGAGAGGCGGAAAAACTGTTGACGGGAAGGTAA
- the gatB gene encoding Asp-tRNA(Asn)/Glu-tRNA(Gln) amidotransferase subunit GatB, with translation MVDKYQIDGYEPVIGLEVHAQLTTESKIFCGCRAEYGAPPNSLTCPVCLGLPGALPVLNKRAVEYAMRMILAVGGTVRLRSIFARKNYFYPDLPKGYQISQYDQPIGEGGELAFRLHPGEKENIVRLKRIHLEEDAGKSLHPELGEDYTRIDLNRCGIPLLEIVTEPEIFSPQEAYGYLVRLKQVLQYLRICTADMEKGHLRCDANVSVRLAGSERLGVKTEVKNMNSFKGVERALTFEIERQVGVLKSGGTVEQMTLLWDEKHQEAEPMRTKEESHDYRYFPEPDLVNLVIDREWLESVRRSLPELPDARARRFMQQYEIPEYDAAVLTESRGLADYFEEVMTEFGDGKAASNWIMTEVLKVVNEARVEITDFRIKPPMIAELLNCIQTGQISGKMAKEIFEEMLASSKSAGEIIRAKGIVQISDDAVIGEIVAKVLSENQQNVKKYLSGKTQLFGFFIGQVMKETKGTANPGLVNKILQEKLDELAG, from the coding sequence ATGGTGGACAAATATCAGATAGATGGATATGAGCCGGTGATAGGGCTGGAAGTACATGCCCAGCTGACGACCGAGAGTAAGATCTTCTGCGGCTGTCGGGCGGAATATGGCGCCCCACCCAATTCGTTGACCTGCCCGGTCTGTCTGGGTTTGCCGGGAGCTCTTCCGGTGCTCAACAAAAGAGCGGTGGAGTATGCTATGCGGATGATTCTGGCCGTCGGCGGCACGGTTCGCCTGCGTTCGATCTTTGCCCGCAAGAACTATTTCTATCCGGATCTTCCCAAAGGATATCAGATTTCGCAGTACGACCAGCCGATAGGGGAAGGTGGGGAATTGGCCTTCCGCCTTCATCCCGGTGAAAAAGAAAATATTGTTCGCCTTAAAAGGATCCATCTCGAGGAGGATGCCGGCAAATCCCTTCACCCCGAATTGGGTGAAGATTATACAAGAATAGATCTCAACCGCTGCGGCATACCTCTGCTCGAAATAGTCACGGAACCGGAGATCTTTTCTCCGCAGGAAGCTTACGGCTATCTGGTCAGATTGAAACAGGTGTTGCAGTACCTGCGGATATGTACCGCGGATATGGAAAAAGGGCATCTGCGTTGTGATGCCAATGTTTCGGTTCGTTTGGCCGGTTCGGAAAGACTGGGAGTAAAGACCGAAGTCAAGAACATGAATTCTTTCAAGGGGGTGGAACGGGCACTGACTTTTGAAATTGAGCGGCAGGTTGGGGTGCTCAAATCGGGCGGTACCGTTGAACAGATGACACTTCTCTGGGATGAGAAACATCAGGAGGCCGAACCGATGCGCACCAAAGAGGAATCGCATGACTACCGTTATTTTCCCGAACCGGATCTGGTGAATCTGGTGATTGACAGGGAGTGGCTGGAATCGGTTCGGCGCAGTCTGCCGGAGTTGCCCGACGCACGGGCGAGGCGCTTTATGCAGCAGTATGAAATACCCGAATATGATGCCGCCGTTCTTACCGAGTCGCGCGGGCTGGCGGATTATTTTGAAGAGGTGATGACCGAATTTGGCGATGGAAAGGCGGCCTCGAATTGGATCATGACGGAAGTGCTCAAAGTGGTCAATGAAGCGAGGGTTGAAATTACCGATTTTCGAATCAAGCCGCCGATGATTGCCGAGCTTCTCAATTGTATTCAAACCGGGCAGATATCGGGGAAGATGGCCAAAGAAATTTTTGAAGAGATGCTGGCCTCATCGAAATCGGCCGGAGAAATAATTAGAGCCAAGGGGATTGTCCAGATAAGTGATGATGCGGTTATCGGTGAAATCGTTGCGAAAGTTCTTTCGGAGAATCAGCAGAACGTGAAAAAATATCTATCCGGCAAAACGCAATTATTCGGCTTCTTTATCGGGCAGGTGATGAAAGAAACGAAAGGGACGGCCAATCCCGGTTTGGTCAATAAAATTCTGCAGGAGAAATTGGATGAACTTGCCGGCTAA